The following proteins come from a genomic window of Zygotorulaspora mrakii chromosome 8, complete sequence:
- a CDS encoding uncharacterized protein (similar to Saccharomyces cerevisiae YBR287W; ancestral locus Anc_1.296) — MSASAEEQFAFGHLAYLVFESVLQVVIISFAGFWSAKSGLLPKKGQKIISALNVDLFTPCLIFSKLARSLSMAKILEISIIPLFFAVSTGISFFSGKIVSRFLRLDRDESNFVVANSIFGNSNSLPVSLTLSLAYSLPGLTWDQVPNDNRDSVASRGILYLLIFQQIGQMLRWSWGYNKLMRWSGENHQHMPPSQIQAHLETQQREDISTDDLGQDFGIHSDSFHLKIWLKIKNSYHKVRSYLNPPLYSMIVSVLVAAIPPVQHELFHKSGFINNTFSEAVSQLGSVSIPLILIVLGSNLHPNEETFPKSHNHNKLIIGSIVGRMILPSCFLLPVITIAVKYINVSILDDPIFLVVGFLLTVSPPAIQLTQITQLNEFFEAEMSNVLFWGYVVLSLPVSIVVVSAAIYVLQWANPVAA; from the coding sequence ATGTCTGCTAGTGCTGAGGAGCAGTTTGCGTTCGGCCATTTAGCGTATCTTGTATTTGAGTCCGTGCTTCAGGTCGTTATAATATCTTTTGCCGGATTCTGGAGTGCTAAGTCGGGGCTGTTGCCTAAGAAGGGTCAAAAGATTATATCTGCATTGAATGTGGACCTGTTCACACCATGTCTGATTTTCAGCAAGTTGGCTAGATCTCTGTCGATGGCCAAGATTTTGGAGATTTCCATCATTCCGTTGTTCTTCGCTGTCAGCACTGGTAtctccttcttttcagGTAAAATTGTGTCAAGATTTTTGAGGTTGGATAGAGACGAGAGTaattttgttgttgctAATTCGATATTCGGTAATAGTAATTCGCTACCCGTCTCTTTGACACTATCTCTCGCCTATTCTCTGCCGGGGTTGACCTGGGATCAGGTTCCTAATGATAACAGAGATAGTGTTGCATCAAGGGGTATTTTATATCTGCTTATCTTCCAGCAAATCGGACAAATGTTGAGATGGAGCTGGGGTTACAACAAGTTGATGAGATGGTCCGGGGAAAATCATCAACATATGCCACCATCCCAAATCCAAGCTCACCTAGAAACACAGCAGAGAGAAGATATTTCCACCGATGACTTGGGCCAAGATTTCGGAATCCATTCCGATTCCTTTCATTTAAAGATATGgttgaagataaagaatTCCTATCACAAGGTCAGGAGCTATTTGAATCCACCACTTTACTCTATGATTGTCTCCGTGTTGGTTGCCGCTATCCCCCCTGTTCAACATGAACTGTTCCACAAGAGCGGATTCATCAACAATACGTTCTCGGAGGCAGTGAGTCAGTTGGGTTCAGTTTCAATCCCACTGATTTTAATCGTGCTAGGTTCAAATTTACATCCAAACGAGGAAACTTTCCCAAAGAGTCACAATCATAATAAATTGATCATTGGTTCCATCGTTGGTCGTATGATTTTGCCATCATGTTTCCTTCTGCCCGTGATCACTATTGCTGTGAAATACATCAATGTTAGTATCCTCGATGATCCAATTTTCTTGGTTGTTGGTTTCTTGCTAACGGTATCGCCACCCGCTATTCAATTAACTCAGATTACGCAACTGAACGAATTTTTCGAAGCTGAAATGTCTAATGTCCTATTCTGGGGATATGTTGTGCTAAGTTTACCAGTAAGCATAGTTGTTGTGTCTGCGGCTATTTACGTTCTTCAATGGGCAAACCCAGTGGCAGCATAA
- the SMC3 gene encoding cohesin subunit SMC3 (similar to Saccharomyces cerevisiae SMC3 (YJL074C); ancestral locus Anc_1.295) has protein sequence MYIKRVVIKGFKTYRNETVIDNFSPHHNIVIGSNGSGKSNFFAAIRFVLSDDYSNLKREERQGLIHQGSGSVMSASVEIVFHDPEHRMILPSGVSPRGDDETFVRRTVGLKKDDYQLNDRNVTKGDVFRMLESAGFSMSNPYNIVPQGRIIALTNAKDKERLQLLEDVVGAKSFEIKLRASLKKMDETERKRSQISSEMEELNGKLNEMEEEKKELEKFNSLDKNRKCYQFNLYDRELNDVINEIERLDGDYNSTLHSSEQYIEELDKREDVIAQISRKLQNMESTLKIKGTTELSQATTRLNDLNNEIAALIVKISDLQRQVKANDEQAVIDGKNLEYLNEIIAKKQNQLQKISPRFEELSKDEISLKMQLVQLKEKQRDLLLKKGKYARFTTKEERNAWIENELNELNSTLTSLKNLQAQLSNDKNDINAKLEVLDEEIEDLSDSIQGGGIVAELEDLERELLALKEEYGKKIDERKELWRSEQRLQTVFETVSENVSISERSVDETMSRSLANGISSVKEITEKLKLPEGKVYGTLGELIKVSDKYKMCAEVVGGNSLFHIVVDTDETASLLLKELYRMKGGRVTVMPLNRIFNDPNVSYPPNEQSSSCTPLLKKIKYDARFEKAVKHVFGKAIVVKDLGQGARIAKRFKLNAITLDGDRADQRGVLTGGYHEQHKKTRLDSLRSLKNSRTQQINVISELERIREKIKDSDSEVDSINGSIRRLYSKKENIVATVDTLRAKLNNKKSEKIFLEESDVSLTTKLEKTLTNIKLKEEKMNDFMSDLDRNLDNELSAVQQKELNDLTETIKQVQNSINITSEALQGLTTNIDILNAELNSKLLPQQKELNSKKSDVGDLFITDLKDEVRSSVLERKQLEHERDNCSMEVTNLKNELDSLKGEKKNNEKLLDKANSQQALLLKKLETFQKNAEKSMIKKTTLASRREELQQKIREIGLLPEDALNEFDGLSSEELLKKLNSVTGKISGLKNVNKRAFENYKRFHEKRTELEERTVELEESKSSIQNLIAKLQQQKVTAVDLTFKKVSENFSNVFEKLVPKGAAKLLIHRASESDKDNDVNMDENPSQIESAYSGVSISVSFNSKKNEQLHVEQLSGGQKTVCAVALILAIQMVDPAPFYLFDEVDAALDKQYRTAVANIIKDLSRNAQFICTTFRTDMLQVADTFFRVKYENKISTVVEVDREDAINFLSGNNKFAEN, from the coding sequence ATGTACATCAAAAGGGTTGTCATAAAAGGATTCAAGACATATCGTAATGAGACTGTTATTGATAACTTCTCGCCGCATCATAATATAGTTATTGGGTCTAATGGATCGGGCAAAtcgaatttttttgcagcAATCAGGTTTGTGTTGAGTGATGACTATTCTAATTTGAAAAGGGAGGAGAGGCAAGGTTTGATCCATCAGGGATCAGGATCAGTTATGAGCGCATCAGTGGAAATTGTGTTCCATGATCCCGAGCACAGAATGATACTACCGTCAGGTGTGTCTCCAAGGGGGGATGACGAGACATTCGTTAGAAGAACCGttggtttgaaaaaagacGATTATCAACTGAACGATCGTAATGTGACCAAAGGTGATGTGTTTCGAATGCTCGAAAGTGCAGGGTTTTCGATGAGCAATCCGTACAACATTGTTCCTCAAGGACGGATTATTGCATTGACAAATGCCAAGGACAAAGAAAGGCTCCAATTGCTTGAAGATGTCGTAGGAGCAAAATCGTTCGAAATAAAGTTGAGGGCGTCATTAAAGAAAATGGATGAAACCGAACGCAAAAGATCACAGATTTCAAGCGAGATGGAAGAGCTAAATGGTAAGCTTAACGAAATGgaggaagagaaaaaagagttggaaaaattcaattcacTTGACAAGAATCGTAAGTGTtatcaattcaatttgtaCGACAGGGAACTGAATGATGTcatcaatgaaattgaGAGACTTGATGGAGATTACAATTCCACTCTGCATTCATCTGAGCAATATATTGAGGAGTTAGATAAGAGGGAGGACGTGATTGCTCAAATATCCCgaaaattgcaaaatatgGAATCAACCCTCAAGATAAAGGGTACCACAGAGCTCTCGCAAGCCACGACTAGATTAAATGATCTTAATAATGAAATTGCTGCGCTCATCGTGAAAATAAGTGATCTACAAAGACAAGTAAAGGCAAATGATGAGCAAGCTGTTATTGATGGCAAAAATTTGGAGTACCTGAATGAAATTATCGCAAAAAAGCAGAATCAGTTGCAGAAAATATCACCTCGTTTTGAAGAGCTAAGTAAAGATGAAATCAGTTTGAAGATGCAATTggttcaattgaaagaaaagcaaCGAGATTTGCTGCTAAAGAAGGGAAAGTATGCTAGGTTTacaacaaaagaagaacgCAATGCTTggattgaaaatgaattaaaTGAGTTAAATTCAACTCTCAcaagtttgaagaatttgcaGGCTCAACTATCCAATGACAAGAATGATATAAATGCCAAACTTGAAGTattagatgaagaaatagaagattTAAGTGATTCTATCCAAGGTGGAGGAATAGTTGCCGAATTAGAAGATTTAGAAAGAGAATTGCTGGCATTAAAAGAGGAATATGGTAAGAAGATTGATGAAAGGAAGGAGCTATGGAGGTCAGAACAGAGACTACAAACAGTCTTCGAGACAGTTTCAGAGAATGTCAGTATCTCCGAAAGGAGCGTTGACGAGACCATGAGTAGAAGTTTAGCTAATGGAATTTCGAGTGTCAAAGAAATAACAGAAAAGCTTAAATTGCCGGAAGGGAAAGTTTATGGAACTCTTGGTGAACTTATAAAAGTCAGCGACAAGTATAAAATGTGTGCAGAAGTTGTTGGCGGGAATTCATTATTCCACATTGTCGTCGATACTGATGAAACCGCATCTTTACTCCTTAAGGAACTTTACAGAATGAAAGGTGGTAGAGTTACTGTCATGCCCTTAAACAGGATTTTCAATGATCCAAATGTCAGTTATCCCCCAAACGAGCAATCTTCCTCCTGTACAcctttgttgaaaaaaataaaatatgaTGCTCGGTTTGAAAAGGCAGTGAAACATGTATTTGGAAAAGCAATTGTGGTCAAAGATTTAGGACAAGGTGCACGGATAGCtaaaagattcaaattgaatgcTATTACTTTAGATGGTGACAGGGCTGACCAAAGGGGTGTGTTGACAGGTGGGTATCATGAGCAACATAAGAAAACAAGACTTGATTCTTTAAGAAGTCTCAAAAACTCAAGAACCCAACAAATTAACGTCATCAGTGAACTTGAAAGAataagagaaaaaataaaagattCGGATAGTGAAGTTGATAGCATCAACGGATCAATTAGGAGATTATACAgcaaaaaagagaacatCGTTGCTACTGTAGATACTTTGAGAGCAAAGCTCAATAATAAGAAgagtgaaaaaatatttcttgagGAATCAGATGTGTCTTTAACAActaaacttgaaaaaacgCTGACAAACATCAAACtaaaggaagaaaaaatgaacgATTTTATGTCTGACTTGGATCGTAACTTAGATAATGAACTATCTGCGGTACAACAAAAAGAACTGAATGATCTAACGGAAACGATAAAACAGGTCCAGAATAGCATTAATATTACGTCAGAAGCTCTTCAAGGTTTAACTACCAATATAGACATTTTAAATGCCGAATTGAATTCTAAGCTTTTGCCACAACAAAAAGAGTTGAACTCCAAGAAATCGGACGTTGGTGACTTATTCATAACAGATTTAAAAGACGAGGTACGATCTTCGGTTCTTGAAAGGAAACAATTGGAACATGAAAGGGATAACTGCAGTATGGAAGTAACTAACCTTAAGAATGAGCTagattctttgaaaggagagaaaaaaaataatgagaaACTATTGGATAAGGCCAACAGTCAGCAAGCATTgctattgaagaaattggagACGTTCCAAAAGAACGCTGAAAAGTCAATgattaaaaaaacaactCTAGCATCCCGACGTGAAGAGCTACAGCAGAAAATTAGGGAAATTGGACTTCTGCCTGAAGATGCACTAAACGAATTCGATGGCTTATCAAGTGAAGAGCTCCTCAAGAAGCTAAACTCCGTAACCGGAAAAATTTCAGGCCTTAAAAATGTCAATAAGAGAGCTTTCGAGAACTACAAGAGGTTTCATGAGAAAAGGACCGAGCTTGAAGAGAGAACAGTTGAGCTCGAAGAATCTAAAAGCTCGATTCAAAACCTAATAGCTAAATTACAGCAGCAAAAAGTCACTGCTGTTGACCTCACCTTTAAAAAAGTTtccgaaaatttttcaaatgtctttgaaaaattggtgCCCAAAGGTGCAGCTAAACTTCTGATTCACCGTGCTTCTGAGAGTGATAAAGACAACGATGTTAATATGGACGAGAATCCTTCTCAAATAGAGTCAGCATATAGCGGAGTATCCATTTCTGtatcattcaattcaaaaaagaatgagcAACTTCATGTCGAACAATTAAGTGGTGGCCAGAAAACCGTTTGTGCAGTTGCTCTTATTTTAGCGATTCAAATGGTGGATCCTGCTCCATTTTATTTGTTTGATGAAGTAGATGCTGCTTTGGATAAGCAATATAGGACCGCAGTCGCTAATATAATCAAAGACTTATCAAGGAATGCTCAGTTTATTTGTACTACTTTCAGAACTGATATGCTACAGGTAGCAGATACGTTTTTTCGTGTCAAATATGAGAATAAAATCTCAACAGTTGTTGAAGTGGATCGAGAAGATGCAATTAATTTCCTGAGCGGTAATAATAAATTTGCGGAAAACTAG
- the FPT1 gene encoding chromatin-associated RNAPIII regulator FPT1 (similar to Saccharomyces cerevisiae YKR011C; ancestral locus Anc_1.293), which yields MKTDKETIYLYAGEEHPKVKLTCEREFSNIKDLINYFHSLQDTFYIEFDTCETITENLKLRCSSYGGDEFDSSVPFFILEYDEMLNNMYVWKSEGQWESNRLISNLFLSKGVKNETVKSIRSHPKFETHERRDMIDVVIDKLNVDWSAIDLGEFWTQLDQMVDPKKEDVYSFKSFIAMAVLKTRVIKNRKLLSRSLMTYYQKIKSSAYKAHPTLQHDEPKYITTADIEDQVATNYNSHFKLMAENYETFDLKNWAAYPARRSKKQHRSQEKNRISKVRS from the coding sequence ATGAAGACTGACAAGGAAACTATTTATCTATATGCCGGTGAGGAGCATCCGAAAGTCAAGCTCACCTGTGAAAGGGAGTTTTCGAACATCAAGGATTTGATAAATTACTTTCACTCTCTTCAGGACACATTCTACATTGAATTTGACACTTGCGAGACTATCacagaaaatttgaaattgagaTGCAGCTCATACGGTGGCGATGAATTTGACAGTTCAGTGCCATTTTTTATACTTGAGTATGATGAAATGTTGAATAACATGTATGTTTGGAAGTCCGAGGGACAGTGGGAATCCAACAGATTGATTTCCAACCTGTTTTTGAGTAAAGGAGTAAAGAACGAGACTGTCAAATCCATAAGATCTCATCCCAAATTCGAAACACATGAGAGGCGAGATATGATTGATGTCGTAATCGACAAATTGAACGTTGACTGGTCAGCGATTGATCTGGGCGAGTTCTGGACTCAATTGGATCAAATGGTCGATCCCAAAAAAGAGGATGTGTACTCATTCAAGAGTTTCATTGCGATGGCCGTTCTGAAAACAAGAGTGATCAAAAATAGGAAGTTGCTGTCGAGATCTTTGATGACATATTATCAGAAGATAAAGTCGAGCGCTTACAAAGCCCATCCAACTCTGCAGCATGACGAGCCAAAGTACATAACAACAGCAGACATCGAGGACCAAGTAGCCACAAATTACAATAGTCATTTCAAACTCATGGCAGAAAACTATGAGACgtttgatttgaaaaactgggCGGCATACCCAGCTCGCAGGTCAAAGAAACAGCATAGGtctcaagaaaagaacCGTATTTCAAAAGTAAGAAGTTAG
- the NET1 gene encoding Net1p (similar to Saccharomyces cerevisiae NET1 (YJL076W) and TOF2 (YKR010C); ancestral locus Anc_1.294): protein MFKLQVVLVPPSLQNAATPFGFASSTADSSQLLATAPLMSTGVQRNGDTTLPYQSGINPANTSIFPSHVAQIKSRKFLHFTKSANSLLELSYEIIEKCNKMYPSLDEEIEILSLQDSSGCDLDPDFLVKDVFNIDNTVRVILKNELNIDDSTPVSLYRSDKKKSKRQKLSNQSSQSQISEPSISLNNGGILKIAKKRASVSGIRHPTNTNMRISTPLAHQIYPPPQSNYRAVSNNSEDEETGEDVGERSFLPPPTQPQSPPIRISSGIGNFKRIRTGIEEDTVSRSETVDPDKSKQQRLLSGTPIGSTMTPNRVTLTGQRVVSDRLNNNSSRSIFSASAISTNRHTSSANARITSGMLSIPEPKIAEVEEQLKEGPSSPASILPAVPDRIPMKKPYHGGTSNFTEDEYSSSDDQHTDTQAKSLSQRQTSIADNNGSPVKDTSNGESGFQHFHLPELPKNAKTAPRTQRETSLETKVQKKPTKALIQTNEEEEPTRKEAFSEDEGIEEEEEQKDQEMESEIGIVESQRADATDRIESGVLSQEIGKSEEENDNEELEGDDTVLINKGGLEKKSPATANIQRGEFVRYMEGDTSEMPSLYARNAQLDSNHSKTKPYTTVLFNDIDNSKPDPRNIMPKRIPRNAARKAAELLSGKQISKTYSDDKSYSSPESSSSGVETDDAFDEDEEEDDDRISITENNSVRTLLLHPLKEKVISGLDLPSQGNYNKDKPTNLRLSNTVSQYSEPEPRFVAAVNDAEQNSKNQYKESSVKQASGSTKEKDVDNADQEGKSNKVINSNEPSFISQKMDNKELDSYKQKDVEFQAQMQERKLKAEREARIKAEKEAKLKAERDTKLQEERETKLQEEKEAKLQVEKEIKLRVEKEAKLKAEEDARSKAEKAKAEREIKSKAEEEAKLKAEKEAKLKADKEAKIKAEKEAKLKAEREAKLKAEKEAKLKADKEAKIKAEKEAKLKAEKEAKLKADKEAKIKAEREAKLKAEKETKIKAQREARSKAGNEKQRHDLVKETAEVSNPRSKVDISTGSNTAKSENRNNDFKETDRSEDSRSKSVSSSEEKEKLKELKAKFTKARTYIPAGLVSQKISRSDSGSSDNTTSSEEESSSESSDSSSDNEGSSSSKKVKRLIVDTPKGSLNTTTKRSLNKKFSGVEDAPQSTQKDISPSQATPNRVPITKLIDVSSPISGNTGSPKNRGLLQKLPPKVRPSLSSLSDLASRGVPEVREKEVNASQSDMSGDKRKENGASRVDSDSSSDSDSDSDSDSDSIDSDSDGSSSSEESSFISAKSANIALGKKKKNGGGFASLIKDSKRA, encoded by the coding sequence ATGTTCAAGCTGCAAGTCGTGCTGGTACCACCAAGCTTACAGAATGCGGCTACCCCATTCGGATTCGCTTCAAGTACAGCAGACTCTTCTCAATTACTTGCGACAGCTCCCTTGATGAGTACAGGAGTACAACGAAATGGAGACACGACATTACCCTATCAGTCAGGTATCAATCCGGCTAATACAAGTATATTCCCAAGTCATGTGGCCCAGATTAAGAGTAGAAAATTTCTACATTTCACGAAATCCGCTAATTCTTTGTTGGAGCTATCATATGAAATTATAGAGAAATGTAACAAAATGTATCCTAGcttagatgaagaaattgaaattttaagCTTACAGGATAGCAGTGGATGTGATCTTGATCCCGACTTTCTTGTAAAAGATGTTTTTAATATCGATAATACTGTCCGAgtaattttgaagaatgaGCTTAACATTGATGATTCTACTCCAGTATCTCTTTACAGAAGCGATaagaaaaagtcaaaaagacaaaaattgaGTAACCAATCATCGCAATCGCAAATTTCAGAACCCTCGATCTCCTTAAACAATGGTGgaatcttgaaaattgcaaaaaaaagagcttCAGTATCGGGAATTAGACATCCAACCAACACAAATATGAGAATTTCTACACCATTGGCTCATCAAATATATCCTCCACCTCAAAGCAACTATAGAGCTGTTTCAAATAACTCAGAAGATGAGGAGACAGGCGAAGATGTTGGTGAAAGGTCCTTCTTACCGCCGCCAACCCAGCCGCAATCTCCACCTATTCGTATAAGCTCTGGAATTGGTAATTTTAAAAGAATAAGAACAGGCATCGAAGAAGATACTGTGTCGCGATCGGAAACCGTTGACCCTGATAAATCAAAGCAACAGCGCCTTTTATCTGGAACGCCAATAGGTTCAACAATGACACCAAATAGAGTCACGCTAACTGGTCAAAGAGTCGTATCTGATAGACTTAACAATAACAGTAGTAGGTCAATCTTCTCTGCATCTGCAATTTCGACCAACAGACACACTTCATCTGCTAATGCACGCATTACGTCCGGTATGTTGAGTATACCAGAACCGAAGATTGCAGAGGTAGAAGAGCAATTAAAAGAAGGCCCTTCAAGCCCAGCATCCATTTTACCTGCTGTTCCAGATCGTATACCTATGAAAAAACCTTATCACGGAGGAACAAGCAATTTTACCGAGGATGAATATTCGAGTTCTGATGACCAACATACTGATACACAAGCAAAGTCGTTGAGCCAGCGGCAAACCTCAATTGCTGATAACAATGGCTCTCCTGTCAAGGATACGTCTAATGGCGAAAGTGGATTCCAACACTTTCATTTACCGGAACTTCCAAAGAATGCCAAAACAGCTCCAAGAACCCAACGGGAAACATCATTAGAGacaaaagttcaaaaaaagcCTACCAAAGCTCTTATACAGACAAACGAAGAGGAGGAACCAACAAGGAAGGAAGCCTTCTCTGAGGATGAAGGTATagaggaggaggaagagCAAAAAGACCAAGAAATGGAATCAGAAATCGGTATAGTTGAGAGCCAGAGAGCTGATGCAACTGACAGGATAGAATCGGGAGTACTAAGTCaagaaattggaaaaagtgaggaagaaaatgataatgaGGAGCTAGAAGGAGATGACACGGTCCTTATAAATAAAGGTGGGTTGGAGAAAAAATCTCCTGCTACAGCCAACATTCAAAGGGGAGAATTTGTTAGATATATGGAGGGGGATACATCTGAAATGCCATCATTATATGCAAGAAATGCTCAACTTGATAGCAATCATTCCAAAACGAAGCCGTACACAACAGTGCTATTCAATGATATCGATAATTCAAAACCAGATCCAAGGAATATCATGCCAAAACGCATACCAAGGAATGCTGCAAGAAAGGCTGCCGAACTACTCTCAGGCAAgcagatttcaaaaacttaTTCTGATGATAAATCCTATTCCTCACCTGAAAGCTCCTCTAGTGGTGTCGAAACTGACGACGCAttcgatgaagatgaagaagaagatgacgatAGAATTTCTATAACTGAAAACAATAGTGTTAGAACTTTGCTTTTACATCCCTTGAAGGAGAAAGTCATTTCCGGTCTTGATCTACCATCTCAAGGGAATTATAACAAGGACAAACCCACTAACTTGAGACTTTCAAACACTGTTAGCCAGTATAGCGAGCCTGAACCCCGTTTCGTAGCTGCTGTGAATGACGCCGAACAAAATAGTAAGAATCAATACAAAGAAAGTTCTGTCAAGCAAGCCAGTGGatcaacaaaagaaaaagatgtagACAATGCAGATCAAGAGGGAAAATCTAACAAGGTGATTAATAGTAACGAGCCTTCATTCATCTCTCAAAAGATGGATAATAAGGAGCTCGACTCTTACaaacaaaaagatgttgaaTTCCAAGCTCAAATGCAAGAAAGGAAGCTGAAAGCTGAGAGGGAAGCCAGGATCAAGGCTGAAAAAGAGGCGAAGTTGAAAGCAGAAAGGGATACCAAGttacaagaagaaagggAAACCAAGttacaagaagaaaaggaagcGAAGTTAcaagttgaaaaggaaatcaaGTTACGAGTTGAAAAGGAAGCCAAGCTGAAAGCTGAAGAGGACGCCAGAAGCAAGGcagaaaaagcaaaagcTGAACGAGAGATCAAATCTAAAGCTGAAGAGGAGGCCAAAttaaaagcagaaaaagaggCCAAGCTAAAAGCTGATAAGGAGGCCAAGatcaaagcagaaaaagaagctaaaCTGAAAGCAGAAAGAGAGGCCAAAttaaaagcagaaaaagaggCCAAGCTGAAAGCTGATAAGGAGGCCAAGatcaaagcagaaaaagaagctaaattaaaagcagaaaaagaggCCAAGCTAAAAGCTGATAAGGAGGCCAAGATCAAAGCAGAAAGAGAGGCCAAATTGAAAGCAGAGAAGGAGACCAAGATTAAAGCACAACGAGAGGCCAGATCAAAAGcaggaaatgaaaaacagAGACACGATCTCGTGAAAGAAACGGCAGAAGTATCAAACCCACGCAGTAAAGTTGACATTTCGACAGGAAGCAATACTGcaaaatctgaaaatcgcaacaatgatttcaaagaaacagaTCGTTCCGAAGATAGCCGAAGTAAAAGTGTTTCCAGTTCCgaggagaaagaaaagctcAAGGAACTCAAGGCAAAATTTACTAAAGCAAGGACATATATTCCGGCAGGActtgtttctcaaaaaataaGTCGCTCGGACAGTGGATCATCTGACAACACCACTTCTTCTGAGGAAGAAAGCTCTTCTGAGTCCTCTGACTCTTCATCGGACAATGAAGGTTCTTCCAGTTCtaaaaaagtcaaaagaCTAATTGTTGATACTCCCAAGGGATCCCTGAACACGACAACTAAGAGATccttgaacaaaaaattttctggaGTGGAGGATGCTCCTCAGTCTACTCAGAAAGATATATCACCAAGCCAGGCCACTCCTAATAGAGTTCCAATAACAAAACTGATTGATGTCTCATCACCTATATCCGGTAATACGGGAAGCCCAAAAAACCGCGGTTTGCTTCAGAAGTTGCCCCCAAAAGTACGCCCTTCTCTAAGCTCTTTGTCTGATTTGGCTTCGAGAGGTGTCCCAGAGGTTagagagaaagaagtaaacGCATCTCAATCAGATATGAGTGGTGACAAACGTAAGGAGAATGGCGCTTCTCGTGTCGATTCAGATTCTAGTTCAGATTCAGATTCAGACTCCGACTCCGACTCCGATTCAATTGATTCGGACAGTGATGGCTCCTCATCCTCCGAAGAGAGCAGCTTCATTAGTGCGAAGTCAGCCAACATAGCTcttggaaagaagaaaaaaaacggCGGAGGGTTTGCATCATTAATAAAAGACTCCAAAAGAGCTTAA
- the PRY1 gene encoding sterol-binding protein (similar to Saccharomyces cerevisiae PRY1 (YJL079C) and PRY2 (YKR013W); ancestral locus Anc_1.291), which translates to MRLSNIALLTAAVSSANGAVVTVTEHAHQNAIVSVEGIVYVENGQTYTTYQTFSPEAATASQAGPQTSTSNSAVETSSPVATTIEASVSTYETSVATSQVSGSLVAAAVLSESAPASSAVESRTTLAPVATQESSSSAAASTTSTSSSTSEPITSSEPTTSSAPTTSSAPTSSSAPTSSSAPASSSSSTSSAPSGFAATILDEHNKKRALHKDTQPLSWSDKLASYAQDYADKYDCSGTLTHSGGPYGENLALGYDTTGSVDAWYNEISQYNYNSPGFSSSTGHFTQVVWKSSTQVGCGIKTCGGAWGSYVICSYDPAGNFIGEFPENVEPLA; encoded by the coding sequence ATGAGATTATCAAACATCGCTCTTTTGACTGCTGCAGTTTCCTCCGCTAATGGTGCTGTCGTTACGGTTACCGAGCATGCTCACCAAAATGCGATTGTGAGCGTTGAAGGTATTGTCTACGTCGAAAACGGCCAAACATATACCACCTATCAGACTTTCAGCCCAGAAGCCGCAACCGCTAGTCAAGCTGGTCCTCAAACTAGCACTTCAAACAGTGCGGTCGAAACTAGCAGCCCAGTCGCTACCACCATTGAGGCTAGTGTTTCAACATATGAAACTTCTGTGGCCACCTCTCAGGTCTCTGGATCGCTCGTAGCAGCAGCTGTTCTGTCTGAATCTGCACCTGCATCTTCTGCTGTGGAATCGAGAACAACTTTGGCGCCGGTAGCCACTCAAGAAAGCAGCTCTAGTGCAGCTGCTTCCACCACCAGCACAAGCAGCAGCACGAGTGAACCAATTACTTCCAGTGAACCAACTACATCCAGTGCACCAACTACATCCAGTGCACCAACTAGCTCAAGTGCACCAACTAGCTCAAGTGCACCAGCTAGCTCAAGCTCATCTACTTCCTCTGCGCCTTCTGGATTTGCTGCTACTATCTTGGACGAACATAATAAGAAAAGAGCTTTGCATAAAGATACCCAGCCTTTATCCTGGTCTGATAAATTGGCTTCATATGCTCAAGACTACGCCGATAAATATGATTGTTCGGGTACTTTGACACATTCCGGTGGTCCATACGGTGAAAACTTGGCCTTGGGTTACGATACCACTGGTTCTGTTGATGCTTGGTACAACGAAATCAGCCAATACAACTACAACAGTCCAGGCTTCTCTTCATCAACTGGTCATTTCACTCAAGTTGTCTGGAAATCATCTACCCAAGTGGGATGTGGTATCAAAACCTGTGGGGGTGCTTGGGGTAGTTACGTTATTTGCTCTTATGACCCTGCAGGAAACTTCATAGGCGAGTTCCCTGAAAATGTTGAACCATTGGCTTAA